The Vicia villosa cultivar HV-30 ecotype Madison, WI linkage group LG1, Vvil1.0, whole genome shotgun sequence genome includes a region encoding these proteins:
- the LOC131644916 gene encoding putative disease resistance RPP13-like protein 1 isoform X2 — MLLNSQHFFKESLTGWLLEIMAAAAVGEAFLSAFVEVVLDRLASPHVVDLLRGKKLDLNLIQRLKITLYAVEAVLNDAEQKQIHDSAVNKWLDDLKDALYVADDILDHISTKAALSNNNKQVSTVNYFSRFFNSEERDLVCKLEDIVAKLEHILNFKDILGLQHIATHHSSWRSPSTSLDHPSNIFGRDQDKEAILKLLSEADNDVDDNISVIPIVGMGGVGKTTLAQSVFNTIKHKFDVPAWVCVSDDFDELNVTKAILEAVAGSSCNINNKELLHLDLKERLSGKTFLIVLDDVWTEDYDSWNSLIRPLQYGTKGSKILVTTRIDKVASMVQTFQAYPLQQLSDEDCWSVFANHACLPQEESNEYMDLQKTGREIVRKCKGLPLAAQSLGGLLRRKRDIKDWDNILNSNIWENESKIIPALRISYNYLPPYLKRCFVYCSIFPKDYEFDKDDLILLWMAEDLLPSLKNGKTLEEVGNEYFNDLSSRSFFQHSGSGNQYQRFVMHDLVHDLATLIGGEFYFGIDELGKESKIGTKTRHLSFIEFSDPVLENYDVFSTAKNLRTFLTTDVRLSRGNHEKAPCIILENLKCLRVLSFPSFANLDSLPDSIDELIHLRYLDLSFTAIQTLPESLCNLYNLQTLKLCGCQQLTMLPNDMQNLVNLRHLDISGTNRLEEMPREMSKLNHLQYLSRFVVGNHEKNGIKELGALSNLHGSLFISKLENVTNSLEASKAHIMDKKYLEGLWFKWSEDAKDHFTNSQSEMDILGKLQPAKNLKRLIIQGYRGTRFPDWVGDPSYHNLTDLSLYRCLNCCILPPVGQLRFLKDLRIYRLSMLETIGSEYGDSFSGIHFPSLERLEFHEMPCWEVWHHSHESDVSFPALKSLVIVDCPRLHGGLPSHLPVVETIRIEHCNQLDSSLPRAPAIRELCTIGSNKIGLHELPISLEELRIQGREMTESVFEAIAISLTSLQILDIRDCLSAISFPGDCLPFSLKSLSIRNSSNLNFPKQNHQHESLQSLRIDRSCDSLTTLPLEIFPNLISLKIDNCENIECLSASKILPNLIDIDIRDCPKFVSFPREGLSAPNLTSLRVSRCLNLKSLPCHINNLLPKLKELKIYDCPEMETFPEGGIPPSLRKLKVRNCENLLRNPSLSFFDMLSHLSIGDLHDGVEFFPKKGFALLPPSLTYLALCNMNCLHTLDCRGLLHLTSLQRLTIESCPKLENMVGERLPASLINLHIISCPLLEERCLKKHSQIWPKISHIGSIMVNYKWI, encoded by the exons ATGTTGTTGAACAGTCAACACTTCTTCAAGGAAAGTCTAACTGGATGGCTCCTGGAG ATTATGGCGGCCGCTGCTGTTGGTGAAGCATTTCTCTCTGCCTTCGTTGAGGTTGTCCTTGACAGGCTTGCCTCTCCTCATGTTGTTGACTTGCTCCGTGGGAAGAAACTTGACCTCAATTTGATACAGAGGTTGAAGATCACTCTTTATGCTGTCGAAGCCGTGCTTAACGATGCTGAACAAAAGCAGATTCATGACTCTGCTGTTAACAAATGGCTTGATGATCTCAAAGATGCTCTCTATGTCGCTGATGACATTCTCGACCATATCTCTACCAAAGCTGCTCtttccaacaacaacaagcaGGTCAGTACTGTTAACTACTTTTCTCGCTTTTTCAACTCCGAGGAAAGGGATTTGGTTTGTAAGCTGGAAGATATAGTTGCTAAGCTTGAACACATTCTCAATTTCAAAGATATTCTTGGCCTTCAACATATTGCAACTCATCACTCATCATGGAGATCTCCATCAACCTCTCTAGATCACCCTTCTAACATATTTGGTAGGGATCAAGACAAAGAGGCCATACTCAAATTACTCTCAGAGGCTGATAATGATGTTGATGATAACATTTCCGTGATTCCCATAGTTGGCATGGGTGGGGTGGGAAAAACTACCTTAGCTCAATCTGTGTTTAATACTATAAAGCACAAATTTGATGTTCCAGCGTGGGTTTGTGTTTCCGATGATTTCGATGAACTCAACGTAACCAAGGCCATCTTAGAGGCAGTTGCAGGGAGTTCTTGTAATATAAATAACAAAGAGTTACTTCATCTTGACTTGAAGGAAAGACTGTCTGGAAAAACGTTTTTGATTGTTTTGGATgatgtatggactgaagattatGACAGTTGGAACTCTCTTATAAGGCCTCTTCAATATGGAACTAAGGGAAGTAAAATTCTTGTTACTACCCGTATTGATAAAGTTGCTTCTATGGTCCAAACTTTTCAGGCTTACCCTCTTCAGCAATTGTCCGATGAAGATTGTTGGTCCGTGTTTGCAAACCATGCATGTCTTCCTCAAGAAGAATCCAATGAGTACATGGATCTCCAAAAGACTGGCAGAGAGATTGttagaaaatgtaaaggattgCCTTTAGCAGCACAATCACTTGGGGGCTTGTTGCGACGAAAACGGGACATCAAGGATTGGGATAATATACTAAATAGTAACATTTGGGAAAATGAGAGTAAGATCATTCCAGCACTAAGAATTAGTTATAATTATCTCCCTCCCTATTTGAAACGTTGCTTTGTTTATTGTTCCATATTTCCTAAGGATTATGAATTTGATAAAGACGATTTGATTTTGTTGTGGATGGCTGAAGATCTTTTACCGTCTTTGAAAAATGGGAAGACTTTAGAAGAAGTTGGTAATGAGTATTTTAATGATTTATCTTCAAGATCGTTCTTTCAACATTCGGGAAGTGGGAACCAATACCAGCGTTTTGTGATGCATGATCTGGTGCATGATTTAGCAACATTGATTGGTGGAGAATTCTATTTTGGAATAGATGAACTTGGGAAAGAATCGAAGATCGGTACCAAGACTCGTCATTTGTCATTTATTGAGTTTAGTGATCCTGTCTTGGAAAACTATGATGTTTTCAGCACAGCAAAAAACCTTAGGACGTTTTTGACAACCGATGTTAGACTTTCTCGAGGCAACCATGAAAAGGCACCATGCATCATTTTGGAGAATTTGAAGTGTTTAAGAGTTTTGTCATTTCCATCTTTTGCTAATCTTGACTCATTGCCTGATTCAATAGATGAACTAATCCATTTGCGTTATTTGGACCTCTCTTTCACAGCTATACAAACTTTGCCGGAGTCATTGTGTAATTTGTATAATCTACAAACGTTGAAGTTGTGCGGTTGCCAACAACTAACCATGCTTCCAAATGACATGCAAAATCTTGTAAATTTGCGCCATCTTGATATCAGTGGAACTAATCGGTTAGAAGAGATGCCTAGAGAAATGAGCAAATTAAATCATTTGCAATATCTGAGTCGCTTTGTTGTGGGCAACCATGAAAAGAATGGGATCAAGGAACTAGGAGCACTTTCAAATCTTCATGGATCACTTTTTATTAGTAAATTGGAGAATGTTACCAACAGCTTGGAAGCATCAAAGGCACATATCATGGATAAGAAGTACCTTGAGGGATTATGGTTTAAATGGTCTGAAGACGCAAAGGACCATTTTACAAATTCTCAAAGTGAGATGGATATACTTGGCAAGTTACAGCCTGCCAAGAACTTGAAAAGGCTAATTATACAAGGATATAGAGGCACAAGATTTCCAGATTGGGTTGGAGATCCTTCCTACCACAATTTGACCGACTTATCCTTGTATCGTTGTCTTAATTGTTGCATCCTTCCGCCAGTCGGACAATTACGCTTTCTCAAAGACTTGAGAATTTATAGATTGAGTATGCTGGAGACTATTGGATCTGAATATGGTgattccttttcaggaatccaCTTTCCCTCCCTTGAACGCCTGGAGTTTCATGAGATGCCATGTTGGGAAGTGTGGCATCATTCTCATGAATCAGATGTTTCATTTCCTGCATTAAAGTCTCTTGTGATTGTTGATTGTCCCAGATTACACGGAGGTTTGCCATCTCATCTTCCTGTTGTGGAAACAATTAGGATTGAACATTGCAACCAACTTGACTCTTCACTCCCAAGGGCTCCTGCCATCCGCGAGTTATGCACAATTGGAAGCAATAAAATAGGCTTGCACGAACTACCCATCTCATTGGAAGAATTAAGAATTCAAGGAAGAGAAATGACAGAGTCTGTCTTTGAAGCCATTGCCATCAGCCTAACATCTCTTCAAATTTTAGATATCAGGGACTGTTTGTCTGCGATATCATTTCCGGGAGATTGTTTACCCTTTTCCTTAAAGAGTTTGTCCATCCGAAATTCTAGTAATCTGAATTTTCCAAAGCAAAACCACCAACATGAGTCACTTCAGTCTTTGAGGATAGATAGAAGTTGTGATTCTCTCACAACCCTCCCATTGGAGATCTttccaaacctcatttctctcaAAATCGATAATTGTGAAAACATAGAATGCCTTTCAGCTTCGAAAATTCTTCCAAATCTCATTGATATTGACATTAGAGACTGCCCTAAATTTGTATCATTCCCAAGAGAAGGATTGTCTGCACCCAACTTGACATCGTTGCGTGTCTCCCGGTGCCTTAATTTAAAGTCATTGCCTTGTCACATAAATAATCTTCTTCCAAAGTTAAAAGAGTTGAAAATATATGATTGCCCAGAGATGGAAACATTTCCCGAAGGTGGTATTCCACCTAGCTTGAGAAAACTTAAAGTTCGGAATTGCGAGAACTTATTGAGAAACCCatctctatctttctttgacaTGCTTTCCCATCTTTCAATTGGAGATTTACATGATGGTGTTGAGTTCTTTCCTAAGAAGGGTTTTGCATTGCTGCCTCCCTCCCTTACCTATCTAGCTCTTTGCAATATGAATTGTTTGCACACGTTGGACTGCAGAGGGCTTCTCCACCTGACGTCTCTCCAACGCTTAACAATTGAGTCTTGCCCAAAGCTGGAGAATATGGTGGGAGAGAGGCTGCCTGCTTCTCTAATAAATCTTCATATAATTAGTTGTCCTCTGTTGGAAGAACGATGCCTCAAAAAACACTCTCAAATTTGGCCCAAAATTTCCCACATCGGAAGTATTATGGTTAACTACAAATGGATTTAG
- the LOC131644916 gene encoding putative disease resistance RPP13-like protein 1 isoform X1 encodes MVYQLQSSALPTELNLLNKVVYGCRLTTNNLFHIFSYREMLLNSQHFFKESLTGWLLEIMAAAAVGEAFLSAFVEVVLDRLASPHVVDLLRGKKLDLNLIQRLKITLYAVEAVLNDAEQKQIHDSAVNKWLDDLKDALYVADDILDHISTKAALSNNNKQVSTVNYFSRFFNSEERDLVCKLEDIVAKLEHILNFKDILGLQHIATHHSSWRSPSTSLDHPSNIFGRDQDKEAILKLLSEADNDVDDNISVIPIVGMGGVGKTTLAQSVFNTIKHKFDVPAWVCVSDDFDELNVTKAILEAVAGSSCNINNKELLHLDLKERLSGKTFLIVLDDVWTEDYDSWNSLIRPLQYGTKGSKILVTTRIDKVASMVQTFQAYPLQQLSDEDCWSVFANHACLPQEESNEYMDLQKTGREIVRKCKGLPLAAQSLGGLLRRKRDIKDWDNILNSNIWENESKIIPALRISYNYLPPYLKRCFVYCSIFPKDYEFDKDDLILLWMAEDLLPSLKNGKTLEEVGNEYFNDLSSRSFFQHSGSGNQYQRFVMHDLVHDLATLIGGEFYFGIDELGKESKIGTKTRHLSFIEFSDPVLENYDVFSTAKNLRTFLTTDVRLSRGNHEKAPCIILENLKCLRVLSFPSFANLDSLPDSIDELIHLRYLDLSFTAIQTLPESLCNLYNLQTLKLCGCQQLTMLPNDMQNLVNLRHLDISGTNRLEEMPREMSKLNHLQYLSRFVVGNHEKNGIKELGALSNLHGSLFISKLENVTNSLEASKAHIMDKKYLEGLWFKWSEDAKDHFTNSQSEMDILGKLQPAKNLKRLIIQGYRGTRFPDWVGDPSYHNLTDLSLYRCLNCCILPPVGQLRFLKDLRIYRLSMLETIGSEYGDSFSGIHFPSLERLEFHEMPCWEVWHHSHESDVSFPALKSLVIVDCPRLHGGLPSHLPVVETIRIEHCNQLDSSLPRAPAIRELCTIGSNKIGLHELPISLEELRIQGREMTESVFEAIAISLTSLQILDIRDCLSAISFPGDCLPFSLKSLSIRNSSNLNFPKQNHQHESLQSLRIDRSCDSLTTLPLEIFPNLISLKIDNCENIECLSASKILPNLIDIDIRDCPKFVSFPREGLSAPNLTSLRVSRCLNLKSLPCHINNLLPKLKELKIYDCPEMETFPEGGIPPSLRKLKVRNCENLLRNPSLSFFDMLSHLSIGDLHDGVEFFPKKGFALLPPSLTYLALCNMNCLHTLDCRGLLHLTSLQRLTIESCPKLENMVGERLPASLINLHIISCPLLEERCLKKHSQIWPKISHIGSIMVNYKWI; translated from the exons ATGGTGTACCAACTACAGTCCTCCGCTCTACCAACTGAGCTAAA TTTGCTGAACAAGGTCGTATATGGATGCAGATTAACAACAAATAACTTATTTCATATTTTCAG CTACCGGGAAATGTTGTTGAACAGTCAACACTTCTTCAAGGAAAGTCTAACTGGATGGCTCCTGGAG ATTATGGCGGCCGCTGCTGTTGGTGAAGCATTTCTCTCTGCCTTCGTTGAGGTTGTCCTTGACAGGCTTGCCTCTCCTCATGTTGTTGACTTGCTCCGTGGGAAGAAACTTGACCTCAATTTGATACAGAGGTTGAAGATCACTCTTTATGCTGTCGAAGCCGTGCTTAACGATGCTGAACAAAAGCAGATTCATGACTCTGCTGTTAACAAATGGCTTGATGATCTCAAAGATGCTCTCTATGTCGCTGATGACATTCTCGACCATATCTCTACCAAAGCTGCTCtttccaacaacaacaagcaGGTCAGTACTGTTAACTACTTTTCTCGCTTTTTCAACTCCGAGGAAAGGGATTTGGTTTGTAAGCTGGAAGATATAGTTGCTAAGCTTGAACACATTCTCAATTTCAAAGATATTCTTGGCCTTCAACATATTGCAACTCATCACTCATCATGGAGATCTCCATCAACCTCTCTAGATCACCCTTCTAACATATTTGGTAGGGATCAAGACAAAGAGGCCATACTCAAATTACTCTCAGAGGCTGATAATGATGTTGATGATAACATTTCCGTGATTCCCATAGTTGGCATGGGTGGGGTGGGAAAAACTACCTTAGCTCAATCTGTGTTTAATACTATAAAGCACAAATTTGATGTTCCAGCGTGGGTTTGTGTTTCCGATGATTTCGATGAACTCAACGTAACCAAGGCCATCTTAGAGGCAGTTGCAGGGAGTTCTTGTAATATAAATAACAAAGAGTTACTTCATCTTGACTTGAAGGAAAGACTGTCTGGAAAAACGTTTTTGATTGTTTTGGATgatgtatggactgaagattatGACAGTTGGAACTCTCTTATAAGGCCTCTTCAATATGGAACTAAGGGAAGTAAAATTCTTGTTACTACCCGTATTGATAAAGTTGCTTCTATGGTCCAAACTTTTCAGGCTTACCCTCTTCAGCAATTGTCCGATGAAGATTGTTGGTCCGTGTTTGCAAACCATGCATGTCTTCCTCAAGAAGAATCCAATGAGTACATGGATCTCCAAAAGACTGGCAGAGAGATTGttagaaaatgtaaaggattgCCTTTAGCAGCACAATCACTTGGGGGCTTGTTGCGACGAAAACGGGACATCAAGGATTGGGATAATATACTAAATAGTAACATTTGGGAAAATGAGAGTAAGATCATTCCAGCACTAAGAATTAGTTATAATTATCTCCCTCCCTATTTGAAACGTTGCTTTGTTTATTGTTCCATATTTCCTAAGGATTATGAATTTGATAAAGACGATTTGATTTTGTTGTGGATGGCTGAAGATCTTTTACCGTCTTTGAAAAATGGGAAGACTTTAGAAGAAGTTGGTAATGAGTATTTTAATGATTTATCTTCAAGATCGTTCTTTCAACATTCGGGAAGTGGGAACCAATACCAGCGTTTTGTGATGCATGATCTGGTGCATGATTTAGCAACATTGATTGGTGGAGAATTCTATTTTGGAATAGATGAACTTGGGAAAGAATCGAAGATCGGTACCAAGACTCGTCATTTGTCATTTATTGAGTTTAGTGATCCTGTCTTGGAAAACTATGATGTTTTCAGCACAGCAAAAAACCTTAGGACGTTTTTGACAACCGATGTTAGACTTTCTCGAGGCAACCATGAAAAGGCACCATGCATCATTTTGGAGAATTTGAAGTGTTTAAGAGTTTTGTCATTTCCATCTTTTGCTAATCTTGACTCATTGCCTGATTCAATAGATGAACTAATCCATTTGCGTTATTTGGACCTCTCTTTCACAGCTATACAAACTTTGCCGGAGTCATTGTGTAATTTGTATAATCTACAAACGTTGAAGTTGTGCGGTTGCCAACAACTAACCATGCTTCCAAATGACATGCAAAATCTTGTAAATTTGCGCCATCTTGATATCAGTGGAACTAATCGGTTAGAAGAGATGCCTAGAGAAATGAGCAAATTAAATCATTTGCAATATCTGAGTCGCTTTGTTGTGGGCAACCATGAAAAGAATGGGATCAAGGAACTAGGAGCACTTTCAAATCTTCATGGATCACTTTTTATTAGTAAATTGGAGAATGTTACCAACAGCTTGGAAGCATCAAAGGCACATATCATGGATAAGAAGTACCTTGAGGGATTATGGTTTAAATGGTCTGAAGACGCAAAGGACCATTTTACAAATTCTCAAAGTGAGATGGATATACTTGGCAAGTTACAGCCTGCCAAGAACTTGAAAAGGCTAATTATACAAGGATATAGAGGCACAAGATTTCCAGATTGGGTTGGAGATCCTTCCTACCACAATTTGACCGACTTATCCTTGTATCGTTGTCTTAATTGTTGCATCCTTCCGCCAGTCGGACAATTACGCTTTCTCAAAGACTTGAGAATTTATAGATTGAGTATGCTGGAGACTATTGGATCTGAATATGGTgattccttttcaggaatccaCTTTCCCTCCCTTGAACGCCTGGAGTTTCATGAGATGCCATGTTGGGAAGTGTGGCATCATTCTCATGAATCAGATGTTTCATTTCCTGCATTAAAGTCTCTTGTGATTGTTGATTGTCCCAGATTACACGGAGGTTTGCCATCTCATCTTCCTGTTGTGGAAACAATTAGGATTGAACATTGCAACCAACTTGACTCTTCACTCCCAAGGGCTCCTGCCATCCGCGAGTTATGCACAATTGGAAGCAATAAAATAGGCTTGCACGAACTACCCATCTCATTGGAAGAATTAAGAATTCAAGGAAGAGAAATGACAGAGTCTGTCTTTGAAGCCATTGCCATCAGCCTAACATCTCTTCAAATTTTAGATATCAGGGACTGTTTGTCTGCGATATCATTTCCGGGAGATTGTTTACCCTTTTCCTTAAAGAGTTTGTCCATCCGAAATTCTAGTAATCTGAATTTTCCAAAGCAAAACCACCAACATGAGTCACTTCAGTCTTTGAGGATAGATAGAAGTTGTGATTCTCTCACAACCCTCCCATTGGAGATCTttccaaacctcatttctctcaAAATCGATAATTGTGAAAACATAGAATGCCTTTCAGCTTCGAAAATTCTTCCAAATCTCATTGATATTGACATTAGAGACTGCCCTAAATTTGTATCATTCCCAAGAGAAGGATTGTCTGCACCCAACTTGACATCGTTGCGTGTCTCCCGGTGCCTTAATTTAAAGTCATTGCCTTGTCACATAAATAATCTTCTTCCAAAGTTAAAAGAGTTGAAAATATATGATTGCCCAGAGATGGAAACATTTCCCGAAGGTGGTATTCCACCTAGCTTGAGAAAACTTAAAGTTCGGAATTGCGAGAACTTATTGAGAAACCCatctctatctttctttgacaTGCTTTCCCATCTTTCAATTGGAGATTTACATGATGGTGTTGAGTTCTTTCCTAAGAAGGGTTTTGCATTGCTGCCTCCCTCCCTTACCTATCTAGCTCTTTGCAATATGAATTGTTTGCACACGTTGGACTGCAGAGGGCTTCTCCACCTGACGTCTCTCCAACGCTTAACAATTGAGTCTTGCCCAAAGCTGGAGAATATGGTGGGAGAGAGGCTGCCTGCTTCTCTAATAAATCTTCATATAATTAGTTGTCCTCTGTTGGAAGAACGATGCCTCAAAAAACACTCTCAAATTTGGCCCAAAATTTCCCACATCGGAAGTATTATGGTTAACTACAAATGGATTTAG